The following coding sequences are from one Pseudomonas mendocina window:
- a CDS encoding DUF1302 domain-containing protein, producing the protein MTRTTGPGLFQPHTLALAVAVGFAAPAQAVNFNIGEIEGQFDSSLSVGASWSMRSPDRDLIGPNNGGQGQAQTGDDGRLNFKKGETFSKIFKGIHDLELRYRDTGVFVRGKYWYDFELKDESRLFKDIDDHNRKEGAKASGAEILDAFLYHNYAIGDLPGTVRVGKQVVSWGESTFIGNSINSINPIDVAAFRRPGAEIKEGLIPVNMLYLSQSLSDRLSMEAFYQLEWDQTILDNCGTFFSTADVAADGCDNGYHIGSPAIAPLQPVAAAFGQGFQVDSEGVILPRAGDRDARDSGQWGLALRWLGDETEYGLYFMNYHSRTPIVSTQNAGLATLAALPGIIGTAEGIAPGSGAGLAQSVMLGNGRYYLEYPEDIRLYGLSFSTTLPTGTAWAGELSYRPNLPLQINTTDMTLSLLNPIAPGTAPVSAGPGQDNVGYRRKEVTQVQTTFTHFFDQVMGAGRFTLVGEIGMAHVGGLESREDLRYGRDSLFGAYGFRGDTNGFVTSTSWGYRVRGIWEYSNVFAGVNLKPNISWSHDVDGYGPNGLFNEGAKAVSFGIDADYRNTYTASLSYTDFFGGDYNVAVDRDFLALSFGVSF; encoded by the coding sequence ATGACAAGAACAACAGGGCCCGGACTATTCCAGCCGCACACCTTGGCTTTGGCCGTCGCCGTCGGTTTCGCCGCTCCGGCGCAGGCCGTCAATTTCAATATCGGTGAGATCGAAGGGCAGTTCGACAGCTCGCTGTCGGTCGGCGCCAGCTGGTCGATGCGCAGTCCGGATCGCGATCTGATCGGCCCCAACAACGGTGGCCAGGGCCAGGCGCAGACCGGTGACGATGGTCGCCTGAACTTCAAGAAGGGCGAGACCTTCTCGAAGATCTTCAAGGGCATCCACGATCTCGAACTGCGTTATCGCGACACCGGCGTCTTCGTTCGCGGCAAGTACTGGTACGACTTCGAGCTGAAGGACGAGAGCCGCCTGTTCAAGGACATCGACGACCACAACCGCAAGGAGGGCGCCAAGGCCTCCGGGGCGGAAATCCTCGATGCCTTCCTCTATCACAACTACGCCATCGGCGATCTGCCCGGTACCGTGCGGGTCGGCAAGCAGGTGGTGAGCTGGGGTGAGAGCACTTTCATTGGCAACAGCATCAACTCGATCAACCCCATCGACGTGGCCGCCTTCCGTCGCCCCGGCGCGGAGATCAAGGAAGGGCTGATTCCGGTGAACATGCTCTACCTGTCGCAGAGCCTCAGCGACCGCCTGAGCATGGAGGCTTTCTACCAATTGGAGTGGGATCAGACCATCCTCGACAACTGCGGCACCTTCTTCTCCACTGCCGATGTGGCCGCCGATGGCTGCGACAATGGCTATCACATCGGTTCGCCGGCCATCGCGCCGTTGCAGCCAGTCGCCGCCGCGTTTGGCCAGGGTTTCCAGGTCGACAGCGAAGGGGTGATCCTGCCGCGCGCCGGTGATCGTGATGCGCGTGACAGCGGCCAGTGGGGCCTGGCCCTGCGCTGGCTGGGGGACGAGACCGAGTACGGCCTGTACTTCATGAACTATCACAGCCGCACGCCCATCGTCAGCACGCAGAATGCCGGCCTGGCGACCCTGGCTGCGTTGCCGGGGATCATCGGCACCGCCGAGGGCATCGCCCCAGGTAGCGGCGCGGGGTTGGCACAGAGCGTGATGCTCGGTAATGGGCGCTACTACCTCGAATACCCCGAGGACATCCGTCTGTACGGCCTGAGCTTCTCCACCACCTTGCCCACCGGCACCGCCTGGGCGGGGGAACTCAGCTACCGGCCGAACCTGCCGCTGCAGATCAACACCACCGACATGACCCTGAGCCTGCTCAACCCCATCGCCCCCGGCACTGCGCCGGTCTCGGCAGGGCCGGGCCAGGACAACGTCGGTTATCGGCGCAAGGAAGTCACTCAGGTGCAGACCACCTTCACCCATTTCTTCGATCAGGTGATGGGCGCAGGGCGCTTCACTTTGGTGGGCGAGATCGGCATGGCCCATGTCGGTGGGCTGGAGAGCCGTGAAGACCTGCGTTATGGCCGCGATTCGCTGTTCGGCGCCTATGGCTTCCGCGGCGATACCAATGGCTTCGTCACCAGCACTTCCTGGGGTTACCGCGTGCGCGGCATCTGGGAGTACAGCAACGTGTTCGCCGGGGTGAACCTCAAGCCGAACATCTCCTGGTCGCACGACGTCGACGGCTACGGCCCCAACGGCCTGTTCAACGAGGGGGCCAAGGCCGTGAGCTTCGGTATCGACGCCGACTACCGCAATACCTACACCGCCAGCCTGTCGTACACCGACTTCTTCGGCGGCGATTACAACGTCGCGGTCGACCGCGACTTCCTGGCGCTCAGCTTCGGCGTGAGCTTCTAG
- a CDS encoding DUF1329 domain-containing protein has protein sequence MNTTLKMLGALSLSLLASGVLAAVSEQEAAKLGTSLTPLGGEMAGNAAGTIPAWTGGMASDAGQVDARGFLSDPFAGEQPLFTITAQNLEQYREQLSAGQLAMFARYPETYRMPVYPTHRSTAVPDAINAAAKTSALKTGLRDGGNGLTGFTDSRYYAFPIPQNGLEVVWNHITRYRGGNLKRSIVQASPQANGAYTLVHFEDEVAFPENIPDVDPGKAENALLFFKQRVTAPARLAGNVLLVHDSLDQVAEPRMAWLYNAGQRRVRRAPQVAYDGPGTASDGLRTSDNFDMFNGAPDRYDWKLVGKRELFIPYNNYRLALPSVKYADILKAGHINQDLTRYELHRVWEVEATLKSGERNIYAKRRFYVDEDSWQIALSEHYDGRGQLWRVGEAMLLQHYAQKIPVYALEALYDVIAGRYVAVGMANEEKMSIQYGTQASAKDFTPAALRNAGVR, from the coding sequence ATGAATACAACCCTGAAGATGCTCGGCGCACTGTCCCTGAGCCTGTTGGCCAGCGGTGTGCTGGCCGCAGTCAGCGAGCAGGAGGCGGCCAAGCTCGGCACCAGCCTGACCCCGTTGGGCGGCGAGATGGCTGGCAACGCGGCCGGTACCATCCCCGCCTGGACGGGCGGTATGGCCAGCGATGCCGGGCAGGTCGATGCGCGCGGTTTTCTCAGTGACCCCTTTGCTGGCGAACAACCGCTGTTCACCATCACCGCGCAGAACCTGGAGCAGTACCGCGAGCAGTTGTCGGCGGGGCAACTGGCGATGTTCGCCCGCTACCCGGAAACCTACCGCATGCCGGTGTACCCGACGCACCGCAGCACGGCGGTGCCGGATGCGATCAATGCCGCAGCCAAGACCAGCGCGTTGAAAACCGGGCTGCGCGATGGCGGCAACGGCCTGACCGGTTTCACCGACAGCCGCTATTACGCCTTCCCGATTCCGCAGAACGGCCTGGAGGTGGTGTGGAACCACATCACCCGTTATCGCGGTGGCAACCTCAAGCGCAGCATCGTGCAGGCTTCGCCGCAGGCCAACGGCGCCTACACCCTGGTGCACTTCGAGGATGAAGTGGCGTTCCCGGAGAACATCCCCGACGTCGATCCAGGCAAGGCGGAAAACGCGCTGCTGTTCTTCAAGCAGCGGGTCACCGCTCCCGCGCGTCTGGCCGGTAACGTGCTGCTGGTGCACGACTCGCTCGATCAGGTCGCCGAGCCGCGCATGGCCTGGCTGTACAACGCCGGCCAGCGTCGTGTGCGGCGGGCGCCACAGGTGGCTTACGACGGCCCCGGTACCGCGTCGGACGGCCTGCGTACCTCGGACAACTTCGACATGTTCAACGGTGCGCCGGATCGCTACGACTGGAAGCTGGTGGGCAAGCGCGAACTGTTCATCCCCTACAACAACTATCGTCTGGCGCTGCCGAGCGTGAAATACGCCGACATCCTCAAGGCCGGGCATATCAATCAGGATCTGACTCGCTATGAGTTGCACCGCGTGTGGGAAGTGGAGGCGACGCTGAAGTCCGGCGAGCGCAACATCTACGCCAAGCGCCGCTTCTATGTCGACGAGGACTCCTGGCAGATCGCCCTGTCCGAGCACTACGACGGTCGTGGTCAGCTCTGGCGTGTCGGCGAGGCGATGTTGCTGCAGCACTATGCGCAGAAGATTCCGGTCTACGCTCTGGAAGCGCTGTACGACGTCATCGCTGGTCGCTACGTCGCGGTCGGCATGGCCAACGAGGAGAAGATGTCGATTCAGTACGGCACCCAGGCCTCGGCCAAGGACTTCACTCCGGCAGCCCTGCGTAACGCCGGCGTGCGCTGA
- a CDS encoding LuxR C-terminal-related transcriptional regulator, with protein sequence MPTLAIARPSAVPLQPADLPRLPPCVVSRPALLQRLLASEARLLLLCAPAGTGKSVLLGQCARHTPTAVERVWLDLGGRSLTPAQLCKRLAAALQVPMEEASEAALLDLLHARAGRLWVFIDDYPRQADDALDTCLDRLFAAAPQQVTWWVASRRAPAWNLPRLLLQGDLLELKGEELALDDTALSELLVALQVSLAEDCRQTLLQRSEGWLAAIRLLLLDADEDALRQRLQDGCPVLRDYVQREVLLDLDEELRGDLHALALLPRFSLSLCEHLLEGRGSELLAELQRRQLFVRSLDSSGTWFRLWRPLAEVLRRLPGAPLPASIHIRACQWFAQHGDIREAVEHALQAGQVEVAVNYLQRFSQEQLLQGHSVAQLLQWREELPDWLFASSPRLIVLQAWALIICARFDEASACIKGLAHFMPQPDERRQRKLVAHWQALMGVLARQCGRRDARMHCQEALQMLDEGSWSQRVLCYQALAQQHMAEHALEQAKQALDQGLRLARLHGSLIFEALLNTDHCLLLQMRGEAGRAAELAEQSLALLRERFSHSPVVARLLLVRASLLARQGLDEAAQQAYRLGLQEAEHCEDAYIISGYLGLLELAESRGDLDEAHQWLQQAERVMQWSHVPEVRYRCVLQLQAGRLLLRQGQTGRARELFAQTLQQLQQRQQLAPSEFYDLLPRLRRYLAISDLLLGHHTAAEHALRLLLDECQLAGHRSLACECRVSLAEALLVQGQQEQADSLLQQALGEARQLRLLRPLQELQQRQAQWLECLLPSEAGQSLHQRLFEPAPALGEPASAGTALLSSRELAVLQLIAQGYSNQEIADRLFISLHTVKTHARRINVKLGVQRRTQAVAMAKAQGLMGD encoded by the coding sequence ATGCCGACCCTCGCCATCGCCCGCCCAAGCGCGGTGCCGCTACAACCTGCCGATTTGCCACGGCTGCCGCCATGCGTGGTTTCCCGTCCTGCATTGCTGCAGCGTCTGCTCGCCAGCGAAGCGCGCCTGCTCCTGCTGTGTGCGCCTGCCGGTACCGGCAAGAGCGTGCTGCTCGGCCAGTGCGCACGCCACACGCCGACGGCCGTCGAACGGGTATGGCTCGACCTCGGTGGCCGTAGCCTGACGCCGGCACAGCTGTGCAAGCGACTGGCCGCCGCCCTGCAGGTGCCAATGGAGGAGGCCAGCGAAGCAGCATTGCTCGATCTGCTGCACGCGCGTGCGGGACGCCTGTGGGTGTTCATCGACGATTACCCGCGTCAGGCCGACGATGCGCTCGATACCTGCCTCGACCGGCTGTTCGCTGCGGCGCCACAGCAGGTCACCTGGTGGGTCGCCAGCCGCCGTGCACCGGCCTGGAACCTGCCACGGTTGTTGCTGCAGGGCGATCTGCTGGAACTCAAGGGGGAGGAGCTGGCGCTGGACGACACGGCGCTGAGCGAGTTGCTGGTGGCGCTGCAAGTGAGCCTTGCCGAGGACTGTCGGCAGACGCTGCTGCAACGCAGCGAAGGCTGGCTGGCGGCGATCCGACTTTTGCTGCTCGATGCCGACGAGGATGCGCTGCGTCAGCGTCTGCAGGATGGCTGCCCGGTGCTGCGCGATTACGTACAGCGCGAGGTGCTGCTCGATCTGGACGAGGAGCTGCGCGGCGATCTGCATGCCTTGGCCTTGCTGCCGCGTTTTTCCCTGTCGCTCTGCGAGCACCTGCTCGAAGGCCGCGGCAGTGAGCTGCTGGCCGAACTGCAGCGGCGCCAGCTGTTCGTGCGCAGCCTCGACAGCAGCGGCACCTGGTTTCGCCTGTGGCGGCCGCTGGCCGAAGTGTTGCGGCGCTTGCCAGGCGCTCCGCTGCCAGCCTCGATTCATATACGCGCCTGCCAGTGGTTCGCTCAGCACGGCGATATTCGCGAAGCCGTCGAACATGCCTTGCAGGCTGGGCAGGTCGAGGTCGCAGTCAACTATCTGCAGCGCTTCAGTCAGGAGCAGTTGCTGCAGGGGCATTCGGTGGCGCAACTGCTGCAGTGGCGCGAAGAGTTGCCGGATTGGCTGTTTGCCAGTTCGCCACGGCTGATCGTGTTGCAGGCCTGGGCGCTGATCATCTGCGCCCGTTTCGACGAAGCCAGCGCCTGCATCAAGGGGCTGGCGCATTTCATGCCGCAACCCGATGAACGCCGCCAGCGCAAACTGGTCGCTCATTGGCAGGCGTTGATGGGGGTACTGGCCCGGCAATGCGGACGGCGCGATGCGCGGATGCACTGTCAGGAAGCCCTGCAGATGCTGGACGAGGGCAGTTGGTCGCAGCGCGTGCTCTGCTACCAGGCGCTGGCCCAGCAGCACATGGCCGAGCATGCCCTGGAGCAGGCCAAACAGGCGCTGGATCAGGGCCTGCGCCTGGCACGGCTGCACGGCAGCCTGATCTTCGAAGCGCTGCTCAATACCGATCACTGTCTGCTGTTGCAGATGCGTGGCGAGGCCGGACGCGCGGCCGAGTTGGCCGAGCAGTCCCTGGCGCTGCTGCGCGAGCGCTTCAGTCACAGCCCGGTGGTCGCCCGCCTGCTGCTGGTACGGGCCAGCCTGCTGGCGCGTCAGGGCCTGGATGAAGCGGCGCAGCAGGCATATCGCCTGGGGCTGCAGGAAGCCGAGCATTGCGAGGATGCCTACATCATCTCTGGCTATCTCGGCCTGCTGGAGCTGGCGGAGAGCCGTGGCGATCTCGACGAGGCGCATCAGTGGTTGCAGCAGGCCGAGCGGGTGATGCAGTGGTCGCACGTGCCGGAAGTGCGTTATCGCTGTGTGCTGCAGTTGCAGGCAGGGCGGCTGTTGCTGCGTCAGGGCCAGACCGGGCGCGCGCGTGAGTTGTTCGCCCAGACGCTGCAGCAGTTGCAGCAACGCCAGCAGTTGGCGCCGTCGGAGTTCTATGACCTGCTGCCGCGCCTGCGTCGCTATCTGGCGATCAGCGATCTGTTGCTCGGCCACCACACTGCCGCCGAGCATGCATTGCGCCTGTTGCTGGATGAGTGCCAGCTTGCCGGGCACCGTAGCCTGGCCTGCGAATGTCGGGTCAGCCTGGCCGAGGCGCTGCTCGTGCAAGGTCAGCAGGAGCAGGCCGACAGCCTGTTGCAGCAGGCGCTTGGCGAGGCGCGGCAGTTGCGCCTGCTACGGCCGTTACAGGAGCTGCAACAGCGTCAGGCGCAGTGGCTGGAGTGCCTGTTGCCGAGTGAGGCAGGACAGAGCCTGCATCAGCGCTTGTTCGAGCCGGCGCCTGCGCTGGGGGAGCCAGCCAGTGCCGGTACCGCCTTGCTCAGCTCGCGCGAGCTGGCGGTGTTGCAACTGATCGCGCAGGGTTATTCCAACCAGGAAATCGCCGACCGCCTGTTCATCTCGCTGCACACGGTCAAGACCCATGCGCGGCGCATCAACGTCAAGTTGGGGGTGCAGAGGCGCACTCAAGCGGTAGCCATGGCCAAGGCGCAGGGGTTGATGGGGGATTGA
- a CDS encoding short-chain fatty acid transporter gives MFNTLTRMSVSLVQKYLPSPFVFSALLTLGVLLAGIFSTGQSLPAMVQHWSSGFWTLLGFAMQMSLIFVTGHALASAPIINRKLDRLAGMARTPGQAIIMVTLVALVGCWVNWGFGLVIGAVFARALARQVEGVDYPLLVASAYSGFLVWHGGLAGSIPLSMATGGPDLARMTAGVLSDPVGISETLFSTLNLTIVALLVIGLPLLNRAMHPRQGAKVADPAKLVEARAELPARETPAQRLDDSRILGLALVAMAGIYLFNHFASKGFVLGLDVVIAIFLFSGLLMHGTPERYMRAVDESVRGIGGIVLLFPFYAGIMGMMMGANADGISLGRQITEAFISWSSADTFPLLAFLSAGVVNVFVPSGGGQWAVQGPIMLPAAEALGVSTTVTAMAIAWGDAWTNMIQPFWALPLLGIVGLGARDIMGYCLIMLLYSGIVISGAFYFLG, from the coding sequence ATGTTCAATACCCTCACCCGCATGAGCGTGAGCCTGGTACAGAAGTACCTGCCCTCGCCCTTCGTGTTCTCTGCACTCCTGACCTTGGGAGTTCTCCTGGCCGGTATCTTCTCCACCGGCCAATCGCTACCCGCCATGGTGCAACACTGGAGCAGCGGCTTCTGGACGCTGCTCGGCTTCGCCATGCAAATGTCGCTGATCTTCGTCACCGGCCACGCCCTGGCCAGTGCGCCGATCATCAACCGTAAACTCGACCGCCTGGCCGGTATGGCCCGCACGCCGGGTCAGGCGATCATCATGGTGACCCTGGTGGCACTGGTCGGCTGCTGGGTCAACTGGGGCTTCGGCCTGGTCATTGGCGCCGTGTTCGCCCGCGCCCTGGCGCGCCAGGTCGAGGGCGTGGATTACCCACTGTTGGTGGCCTCGGCCTATTCCGGCTTCCTGGTCTGGCATGGCGGCCTGGCCGGGTCGATTCCGCTGTCGATGGCTACCGGCGGCCCGGATCTGGCGCGCATGACCGCCGGCGTGCTGAGCGACCCGGTGGGCATCAGTGAAACCCTGTTCAGCACCCTGAACCTGACCATCGTCGCGCTGCTGGTGATCGGTCTGCCCTTGCTCAACCGCGCCATGCACCCACGCCAGGGCGCCAAGGTCGCCGACCCGGCCAAGCTGGTAGAAGCGCGCGCCGAACTGCCGGCCCGTGAAACCCCGGCACAACGCCTGGACGACAGCCGCATCCTCGGCCTGGCCCTGGTAGCCATGGCCGGCATCTATCTGTTCAACCACTTCGCCAGCAAGGGCTTCGTGCTTGGCCTGGATGTGGTGATCGCCATCTTCCTGTTCAGCGGCCTGCTGATGCACGGCACCCCGGAGCGCTACATGCGCGCAGTGGACGAAAGCGTGCGCGGTATCGGCGGCATCGTTCTGCTGTTCCCCTTCTACGCCGGGATCATGGGCATGATGATGGGCGCCAATGCCGACGGTATTTCTCTCGGCCGGCAGATCACCGAAGCATTCATTTCCTGGTCGTCGGCCGACACCTTCCCGCTGCTGGCCTTCCTCAGCGCGGGCGTGGTCAACGTGTTCGTACCGTCGGGTGGCGGCCAGTGGGCCGTGCAGGGGCCGATCATGCTGCCGGCTGCCGAAGCGCTGGGCGTGTCGACCACTGTCACCGCCATGGCGATTGCCTGGGGTGACGCCTGGACCAACATGATCCAGCCGTTCTGGGCGTTGCCGCTGCTGGGCATCGTCGGCCTCGGTGCCCGCGACATCATGGGCTACTGCCTGATCATGCTGCTGTACTCGGGCATCGTCATCAGCGGCGCGTTCTACTTCCTCGGCTGA
- a CDS encoding acetyl-CoA C-acetyltransferase — MQDVVIVAATRTAIGSFQGSLADIPAPELGAIVIKRLLEQTGIDGALVDEVILGQVLTAGSGQNPARQAVIRAGLPHVVPAMTLNKVCGSGLKALHLAAQAIRCGDAEVIIAGGMENMSLSPYVLPKARTGLRMGHAQMLDSMIVDGLWDAFNDYHMGITAENLVEKYGISREAQDAFAAASQQKAVAAIESGRFDAEITPVMIPQRKGDPVAFARDEQPRAGTTAESLAKLKPAFKKDGSVTAGNASSLNDGAAAVLLMSAAKAKALGLPVLAKIAAYANAGVDPAIMGIGPVSATRRCLEKASWSLADLDLIEANEAFAAQALSVGQELGWDADKVNVNGGAIALGHPIGASGCRVLVSLLHEMIRRDAKKGLATLCIGGGQGVALAIERE; from the coding sequence ATGCAAGACGTCGTCATCGTAGCCGCCACCCGCACCGCCATCGGCAGCTTCCAGGGCAGCCTGGCCGACATCCCCGCGCCGGAACTCGGCGCCATCGTCATCAAGCGCCTGCTGGAACAGACCGGTATCGACGGCGCCCTGGTCGATGAAGTGATCCTCGGCCAGGTGCTTACCGCAGGCAGTGGCCAGAACCCCGCGCGCCAGGCCGTGATCCGCGCCGGCCTGCCCCATGTCGTGCCGGCCATGACCCTGAACAAGGTCTGCGGCTCGGGCCTGAAAGCCCTGCACCTGGCTGCCCAGGCCATCCGCTGCGGCGATGCCGAGGTGATCATCGCTGGCGGCATGGAGAACATGAGCCTGTCGCCCTACGTGCTGCCGAAAGCCCGGACCGGCTTGCGCATGGGCCATGCGCAGATGCTCGACAGCATGATCGTCGACGGCCTGTGGGACGCCTTCAACGACTACCACATGGGCATCACCGCCGAGAACCTAGTGGAGAAGTATGGGATTTCCCGCGAAGCCCAGGACGCCTTCGCCGCAGCCTCGCAACAGAAGGCCGTAGCCGCCATCGAATCCGGTCGCTTTGACGCCGAAATCACCCCGGTGATGATCCCGCAGCGCAAGGGCGATCCCGTCGCCTTCGCCCGTGACGAGCAACCACGCGCCGGCACCACTGCCGAGTCGCTGGCCAAACTCAAGCCGGCGTTCAAGAAGGACGGCAGCGTCACCGCCGGCAACGCCTCCAGCCTCAACGACGGCGCCGCTGCCGTACTGCTGATGAGCGCGGCCAAGGCCAAGGCATTGGGCCTGCCGGTGCTGGCGAAGATCGCCGCTTACGCCAACGCTGGCGTCGACCCGGCGATCATGGGCATCGGCCCGGTCTCGGCCACCCGCCGCTGTCTGGAGAAAGCCAGCTGGAGCCTGGCCGATCTGGATCTGATCGAAGCCAACGAAGCCTTCGCCGCCCAGGCGCTGTCGGTCGGCCAGGAACTGGGCTGGGACGCCGACAAGGTCAACGTCAACGGCGGCGCCATCGCCCTCGGCCACCCCATCGGTGCCTCGGGCTGCCGCGTGCTGGTCAGCCTGCTGCACGAGATGATTCGTCGTGATGCCAAGAAAGGCCTGGCCACGCTGTGCATCGGCGGCGGCCAGGGCGTCGCGCTGGCCATCGAACGCGAGTAA
- a CDS encoding CoA transferase subunit B, translating into MALTREQMAQRVARELQDGFYVNLGIGIPTLVANYVPEGMQVMLQSENGLLGMGAFPTEEEVDADMINAGKQTVTAIKGAAIFDSAQSFAMIRGGHVDLTVLGAFEVDVRGNIASWMIPGKLVKGMGGAMDLVAGADNIIVTMTHASKDGESKLLEHCSLPLTGCGCIRKVLTDLAYLEIENNAFILRERAPGVSVEEIVARTAGKLIVPEHVPEMQF; encoded by the coding sequence ATGGCACTGACCCGTGAACAAATGGCCCAGCGCGTAGCCCGCGAGCTGCAGGACGGCTTCTACGTCAACCTCGGCATCGGCATCCCGACCCTGGTGGCCAACTACGTACCCGAAGGCATGCAGGTGATGCTGCAATCGGAGAACGGCCTGCTCGGCATGGGCGCCTTCCCCACCGAAGAGGAAGTCGATGCCGACATGATCAACGCCGGCAAACAGACCGTCACCGCGATCAAGGGCGCGGCGATCTTCGACTCGGCGCAATCGTTCGCCATGATCCGTGGCGGCCACGTCGACCTGACCGTGCTCGGCGCCTTCGAGGTGGACGTACGCGGCAACATCGCCTCGTGGATGATTCCCGGCAAGCTGGTCAAGGGCATGGGCGGCGCCATGGATCTGGTGGCCGGCGCCGACAACATCATCGTCACCATGACCCACGCCTCCAAGGACGGCGAGTCGAAGCTGCTGGAGCACTGCAGCCTGCCGCTGACCGGCTGTGGCTGCATCCGCAAGGTGCTGACCGACCTGGCCTATCTGGAGATCGAGAACAACGCCTTCATCCTGCGCGAACGCGCGCCGGGCGTGAGCGTCGAGGAAATCGTCGCCAGGACGGCCGGCAAGCTGATCGTCCCCGAGCATGTCCCCGAGATGCAGTTCTAG
- a CDS encoding CoA transferase subunit A, whose protein sequence is MSGLDKRVGSYAEALDGLQDGMTVLAGGFGLCGIPENLINEIRRRGVRDLTVVSNNCGVDGFGLGVLLEDRQIRKMIASYVGENALFEQQLLSGELEVELTPQGTLAEKLRAGGAGIPAFFTATGYGTPVAEGKEAREINGRHYILEPAITGDFAIVKGWKADHFGNVVYRHTAQNFNPVVATAGRITVVEVEEIVEPGELDPTRIHTPGIYVDRLICGSFEKRIEKRTLRS, encoded by the coding sequence ATGAGCGGACTCGACAAACGCGTCGGCAGCTATGCAGAAGCCCTGGACGGCCTGCAGGACGGCATGACGGTGCTGGCCGGTGGTTTCGGCCTGTGCGGCATCCCCGAGAACCTGATCAATGAGATCCGCCGCCGTGGCGTTCGCGACCTGACCGTGGTGTCCAACAACTGCGGCGTCGACGGCTTCGGCCTCGGCGTGCTGCTGGAAGACCGGCAGATTCGCAAGATGATCGCCTCCTATGTCGGTGAGAACGCCCTGTTCGAACAGCAACTGCTCTCCGGCGAACTGGAAGTCGAACTCACCCCGCAAGGCACCCTGGCCGAGAAGCTGCGCGCTGGCGGCGCCGGCATCCCCGCCTTCTTCACCGCCACCGGCTACGGCACCCCGGTCGCCGAAGGCAAGGAAGCGCGCGAGATCAATGGCCGCCACTACATCCTCGAACCGGCCATCACCGGCGACTTCGCCATCGTCAAAGGCTGGAAGGCCGACCACTTCGGCAACGTGGTCTACCGCCACACCGCGCAGAACTTCAACCCGGTGGTCGCCACCGCCGGACGCATCACCGTGGTCGAGGTCGAGGAGATCGTCGAGCCCGGTGAACTCGACCCAACGCGGATTCACACCCCCGGCATCTACGTCGACCGGCTGATCTGCGGCAGCTTCGAGAAACGCATCGAAAAACGCACCCTGCGCAGTTGA
- a CDS encoding LysR family transcriptional regulator has product MTVKQLRAFLAVAQSLSFAQACERLHLSQPALSLAVKNLEQSLGGQLLVRTTRSVALTPEGETLLPIAVRLLADWDNAEDLLHQHFTLQMGKVAVAAMPSFAGNRLPAALRAFRDAYPRVNVTVHDVINEQVMDMVRDGRVELGIAFEPSTLDGLQFTPLYDDRFVAVVPAGSELAGQSALTWAQLLEQPFITLQRPSAVRLLLEDSVIARHGKLPVAFESHQLVTVGRMVAEGLGVSAVPQLCRQQMEELGARCLPLSEPQVSRRVGLLHQAGHQLSSAAQALSETLLHQAR; this is encoded by the coding sequence ATGACCGTCAAGCAGCTACGTGCCTTCCTCGCCGTGGCGCAGAGCCTGAGCTTCGCCCAGGCCTGCGAGCGCCTGCACCTGTCGCAGCCGGCGCTGAGCCTGGCGGTCAAGAACCTGGAGCAATCGCTCGGTGGTCAGTTGCTGGTGCGCACCACCCGCAGCGTGGCGCTGACGCCGGAGGGCGAGACGCTGTTGCCCATCGCCGTGCGCCTGCTGGCGGACTGGGACAATGCCGAGGATCTGTTGCACCAGCACTTCACCCTGCAGATGGGCAAGGTGGCGGTGGCGGCCATGCCGTCGTTCGCCGGCAACCGTCTGCCGGCAGCGCTGCGTGCCTTCCGCGACGCTTACCCACGGGTCAACGTGACGGTGCATGACGTGATCAACGAGCAGGTGATGGACATGGTGCGCGATGGCCGCGTCGAACTCGGTATCGCCTTCGAGCCGTCCACCCTCGACGGCCTGCAGTTCACCCCGCTGTACGACGACCGCTTCGTCGCCGTAGTGCCCGCTGGCAGCGAGTTGGCCGGGCAGTCCGCGCTGACCTGGGCGCAGTTGCTGGAGCAGCCCTTCATCACTCTGCAACGACCCTCGGCAGTGCGCCTGCTGCTGGAAGACAGCGTGATTGCCCGCCACGGCAAGCTGCCGGTGGCGTTCGAAAGTCATCAGTTGGTGACGGTCGGACGCATGGTCGCCGAAGGTCTCGGTGTCAGCGCCGTGCCGCAGCTGTGTCGACAGCAGATGGAAGAACTGGGGGCGCGCTGCCTGCCGCTGAGCGAGCCGCAGGTATCGCGCCGGGTGGGGCTGCTGCACCAGGCTGGGCATCAGCTGTCCAGCGCGGCGCAGGCGTTGAGTGAAACCCTGCTGCACCAGGCCCGCTAG